The Osmerus eperlanus chromosome 7, fOsmEpe2.1, whole genome shotgun sequence genome includes a region encoding these proteins:
- the lratd2b gene encoding protein LRATD2, translating to MGNQVEKLTHLSYAEVPTADPNGFEPKDDCPRIGVSYIFSNDDDEQEDNIDGPNSDQQNQEERQYDNRNEPECLVYYREECVYEKNLKLSDMTTFSSENLLNKCKPGDLVEFLATGQYPHWAVYVGGYQVVHLHRAEIKNNFLTDASQGKRGRIVNGLYKFRALPPEVVVQHAMEHVGVRDRELCWRNSECFAAWCRYGKREFKIGGEIRIGKQPYRLKLHISEKNIHVLEFQSLEDLIMEKRRNDQIGKDAVILELANHLNATDEIKNN from the coding sequence ATGGGGAACCAGGTTGAAAAGTTGACACACTTAAGTTATGCCGAAGTTCCGACCGCTGACCCAAACGGGTTCGAGCCCAAAGATGACTGTCCTCGGATCGGAGTGTCCTACATATTCTCAAACGACGATGACGAACAGGAGGACAATATTGATGGACCCAACAGTGATCAACAAAACCAGGAAGAGAGGCAATATGACAACCGGAATGAGCCCGAATGCTTGGTATACTACAGGGAGGAGTGCGTGTACGAGAAAAATCTGAAGCTCTCAGATATGACCACATTTTCGTCGGAAAACCTATTGAATAAATGCAAACCCGGCGACTTGGTAGAGTTTTTGGCCACTGGCCAGTATCCTCACTGGGCCGTGTACGTCGGGGGCTATCAAGTAGTCCACTTGCACCGGGCTGaaataaagaataactttctgaCAGACGCAAGTCAAGGGAAAAGAGGCAGAATAGTAAATGGGCTTTATAAGTTCCGTGCGTTGCCTCCTGAGGTGGTGGTGCAGCACGCAATGGAGCATGTTGGGGTGCGAGACAGAGAGCTATGCTGGAGAAACTCTGAGTGCTTTGCCGCCTGGTGCAGGTATGGCAAGCGCGAGTTCAAAATCGGTGGGGAGATTCGTATAGGAAAGCAGCCTTATAGGTTGAAATTACACATTTCTGAAAAAAATATCCATGTCCTGGAATTTCAGAGCTTGGAGGACTTGAttatggagaagaggagaaacgacCAGATAGGCAAAGATGCGGTGATTTTGGAGCTGGCCAACCACCTTAATGCGACGGATGAAATCAAGAATAATTAA